In the genome of Microbispora sp. ZYX-F-249, one region contains:
- a CDS encoding DUF4956 domain-containing protein, which produces MLSQLVLFAIDICAVVLLVFGLYFPRHRRRDLVVSFLGVNIGVLAVASALNATDTGAGLGLGMALFGVLSIIRLRSTELDQHEVAYYFSALALGILGALSTTSVWLSAGLMALILVVMFLGDHRRLFRHYRHQILVLDSAFTDHVALVAHLEQLLDARVHAVTVQRLDLVNETTVVDVRYARTGRAPITEPGAPAHAGAHR; this is translated from the coding sequence GTGCTGTCCCAGCTCGTTCTGTTCGCGATCGACATCTGCGCAGTGGTATTGCTCGTCTTCGGGCTCTATTTCCCCCGGCACCGCCGACGCGACCTGGTCGTGTCCTTCCTCGGCGTCAACATCGGCGTCCTCGCTGTGGCGAGCGCGTTGAACGCCACCGACACGGGCGCCGGGCTCGGGCTGGGGATGGCGTTGTTCGGCGTGCTGTCCATCATCCGCCTGCGCTCGACCGAGCTCGACCAGCACGAGGTCGCGTACTACTTCTCGGCCCTCGCCCTGGGGATCCTCGGCGCCCTGAGCACCACCTCGGTGTGGCTCAGCGCCGGCCTGATGGCGCTCATCCTCGTGGTGATGTTCCTCGGCGACCACCGGCGGCTGTTCCGGCACTACCGGCACCAGATCCTGGTGCTCGACTCTGCCTTCACCGACCACGTCGCGCTCGTCGCGCACCTGGAACAACTGCTCGACGCCCGGGTGCACGCCGTCACCGTCCAGCGGCTCGACCTGGTCAACGAGACCACCGTGGTCGACGTCCGCTACGCGCGGACCGGCCGCGCGCCGATCACCGAACCCGGCGCACCCGCACACGCCGGAGCGCACCGATGA
- a CDS encoding polyphosphate polymerase domain-containing protein, translating into MTTTPIGPALARLAPVGLAELVDRAALQTRVDRKYPVPAESLPFLLERLTPYARVLDIDGERSFRYRSVYFDTPQLVSYHRAAQRRRRRFKVRTRTYLDSAECWLEVKINGARGSITKHRLPYHPGDCGTVDPGRDFVDEALARESIGPAAGSRLDPILVTEYRRATLLLPDTASRVTVDTALTWRHGDATLWLPGLAVVETKTASAATLVDRMLWRAGMRPARISKYATGLAALRPDLPDGPWRRTLRRHFHGAASPAGPTLSPLPEQEASCV; encoded by the coding sequence ATGACCACGACGCCCATCGGGCCGGCCCTGGCGCGACTGGCCCCGGTCGGGCTCGCCGAGCTCGTCGACCGGGCCGCGCTGCAGACCCGGGTGGACCGCAAGTATCCGGTTCCGGCGGAGTCCCTGCCCTTTCTGCTGGAACGGCTCACGCCGTACGCCCGGGTGCTGGACATCGACGGCGAACGCAGCTTCCGCTATCGGTCGGTGTATTTCGACACCCCGCAGCTGGTCAGCTATCACCGCGCGGCCCAGCGCAGGCGGCGGCGTTTCAAGGTGCGCACCCGCACCTATCTCGACTCCGCCGAGTGCTGGCTGGAGGTCAAGATAAACGGCGCGCGGGGGAGCATCACCAAGCACCGGCTGCCCTATCACCCCGGGGACTGCGGCACCGTGGACCCGGGGCGCGACTTCGTCGACGAGGCGCTCGCCCGCGAGTCGATCGGTCCCGCCGCCGGGAGCCGCCTCGACCCGATCCTGGTGACCGAGTACCGGCGCGCCACCCTGCTGCTGCCGGACACCGCGAGCCGGGTCACCGTCGACACCGCACTGACCTGGCGGCACGGCGACGCCACGCTGTGGCTGCCCGGCTTGGCCGTCGTCGAGACCAAGACCGCCTCGGCCGCGACGCTGGTCGACCGCATGCTGTGGCGTGCGGGCATGCGGCCCGCCCGCATCTCCAAGTACGCCACCGGCCTGGCCGCTCTCCGCCCCGACCTGCCCGACGGGCCGTGGCGGCGGACGCTGCGCCGCCATTTCCACGGCGCGGCGTCACCGGCCGGTCCCACACTCTCCCCCCTCCCCGAACAGGAGGCATCGTGCGTCTGA
- a CDS encoding CotH kinase family protein: MRLTLRSTGAAAARRVTRAAVAAVVLAGLLNAYPPPAGAASASGAGPAGRVASAATSAATSAAASAAASAAADDLTGDIVFSVPSGTFQGQVSVSLSTAVSGAQIRYTTDGTPPTAQSALYGGQPLQFTRTTQLRAQAFAGGTASGEPGTAMYVARDTTTAHDLPVVLIDSYGKGKPGREYLDAATMIFEPGGGATTSLAAAPAVATRSGFHLRGQSSASFEKAPYRLEFRDNDNDDADYPVLGMPADSDWVLRGPFPDKSLIREALVYDLGKEMGLKVPRYRFVELYVNGDSGPVGADDYMGVYLLTETIKNSKNRLDLKKLDEDDTTLPKITGGYIFKFEWMAAEEPTLACTGAAATCWTYLEVVDPSPLQTQQKDWLRGHIQEFHNVLHAQNFADPNTGYRAYIDVNSFVDQLIVYELSRNMDANYRSAYFYKDRDTKIFAGPLWDYDLTFGVGGFFQNDQAAGWQYQQTRQPVANDWFTQLMRDPAFVDQVRSRWQTLRRGLLSDSALRSRIEALSAPLANAAQRNFQRWPNLTTRTIGFFNTPTASTWQGQVQYLRDWTLNRAAWLDSTSGWGGPVTSPSPSPSPSPSPSPSPSPSVSPSPSPSASPSRSPSPSPSPSPSGGTTGACSATMRVVNSWAGGFQGEVTVRAGNAAVNGWTVKWTWPGGQTITQLWGGLSSGSGSAVTVRNETWNGSVAANGSTTFGFIGNGSSATPAATCTSP, translated from the coding sequence GTGCGTCTGACCCTCCGCAGCACCGGCGCGGCCGCGGCCCGCCGCGTCACGAGGGCCGCGGTCGCCGCCGTGGTCCTCGCGGGACTGCTCAACGCGTACCCGCCGCCGGCCGGCGCCGCATCGGCGTCCGGCGCCGGGCCGGCCGGACGCGTCGCGAGCGCCGCCACGTCCGCCGCCACGTCCGCCGCCGCATCGGCAGCCGCGTCCGCCGCGGCGGACGACCTGACGGGCGACATCGTCTTCTCCGTGCCGAGCGGCACCTTCCAGGGCCAGGTGTCGGTGTCGCTGAGCACCGCGGTCAGCGGCGCGCAGATCCGCTACACCACCGACGGAACGCCGCCCACCGCGCAGTCGGCGCTCTACGGTGGCCAGCCGTTGCAGTTCACCCGCACCACACAGCTGCGCGCGCAGGCCTTCGCCGGCGGCACGGCGTCCGGCGAACCCGGCACGGCCATGTACGTCGCCCGCGACACCACCACGGCCCACGACCTGCCGGTGGTCCTGATCGACTCGTACGGCAAGGGCAAGCCCGGCCGGGAGTACCTGGACGCCGCGACCATGATCTTCGAGCCGGGCGGCGGAGCGACGACGTCGCTGGCCGCGGCCCCGGCGGTCGCCACCCGCTCCGGATTCCATCTGCGGGGACAGTCGTCGGCCAGCTTCGAGAAGGCGCCGTACCGCCTCGAGTTCCGGGACAACGACAACGACGACGCCGACTACCCGGTGCTGGGGATGCCCGCCGACTCCGACTGGGTGCTGCGCGGGCCCTTCCCCGACAAGTCGCTGATCCGCGAAGCCCTGGTGTACGACCTCGGCAAGGAGATGGGGCTGAAGGTGCCCCGGTATCGGTTCGTGGAGCTCTACGTGAACGGCGACTCCGGTCCGGTGGGCGCCGACGACTACATGGGCGTCTACCTGCTCACCGAGACGATCAAGAACAGCAAGAACCGTCTCGACCTGAAGAAGCTGGACGAGGACGACACGACCCTGCCGAAGATCACGGGCGGGTACATCTTCAAGTTCGAATGGATGGCCGCGGAGGAGCCGACACTGGCGTGCACCGGGGCGGCGGCCACCTGCTGGACCTACCTCGAAGTGGTCGACCCCTCGCCCCTGCAAACCCAGCAGAAGGACTGGTTGCGGGGCCACATCCAGGAGTTCCACAACGTGCTGCACGCGCAGAACTTCGCCGACCCGAACACCGGCTACCGGGCGTACATCGACGTGAACTCCTTCGTCGACCAGCTCATCGTCTACGAGCTGAGCCGGAACATGGACGCCAACTATCGCAGCGCGTACTTCTACAAGGACCGGGACACCAAGATCTTCGCGGGCCCGCTGTGGGACTACGACCTCACCTTCGGCGTGGGCGGGTTCTTCCAGAACGACCAGGCCGCGGGCTGGCAGTACCAGCAGACCCGGCAGCCGGTCGCCAACGACTGGTTCACCCAGCTCATGCGGGATCCCGCCTTCGTCGACCAGGTCAGGTCGCGCTGGCAGACGCTGCGCCGTGGCCTGCTGTCCGACTCGGCCCTGCGGAGCAGGATCGAGGCTCTCTCCGCGCCGCTGGCGAACGCGGCGCAGCGCAACTTCCAGCGCTGGCCGAACCTCACGACGCGGACCATCGGCTTCTTCAACACGCCGACCGCGTCCACCTGGCAGGGGCAGGTGCAGTACCTGCGCGACTGGACGCTGAACCGCGCGGCGTGGCTGGACTCGACGTCGGGGTGGGGCGGCCCGGTCACCTCGCCCAGCCCGAGTCCCTCGCCCAGCCCGAGTCCCTCACCGAGCCCCTCCCCCAGCGTCTCGCCGAGTCCCTCGCCGAGCGCGAGTCCGAGCCGGTCGCCGAGCCCTTCGCCGAGCCCTTCGCCGTCCGGCGGGACGACCGGCGCGTGCTCGGCGACGATGCGGGTGGTGAACTCCTGGGCCGGCGGGTTCCAGGGTGAGGTCACGGTGCGCGCGGGCAACGCGGCGGTCAACGGCTGGACCGTGAAGTGGACCTGGCCCGGTGGGCAGACCATCACCCAGCTCTGGGGAGGCCTGAGCTCCGGCTCCGGCTCGGCCGTGACGGTGCGCAACGAGACCTGGAACGGCTCGGTCGCGGCCAACGGGAGCACGACCTTCGGCTTCATCGGCAACGGTTCGTCGGCCACCCCCGCGGCCACCTGCACCAGCCCCTGA
- a CDS encoding outer membrane protein assembly factor BamB family protein — translation MTDQHAGDPHIGSNAPAPYLDGQEQPHPGQGQPGAAGGWGRPAPGQSAYGQPAYGQPGVGQPGYGQSAYGQQAYGQPASGQAGYGQPVPGQPAYGQPGVGQPGYGQSAYGQQAYGQPVPGQAGYGEQAYGQQGGQGQWDAPAPPGQPGPGPQTPPGYGPPGQAATWGPDAPGVSAPYGQPGQGQPGQGQPGQGYPGPGQSAQGQPAQGQPVQGQPGQGYSGSPYPQPWQQQQPGQAAPAPLPPGQGQAPWHPGQQGYAAQQGGYAGQGYPGQQGYAAPAFPAQGPPPQPSAPGGSGRTLLFVALGLVVLLAVGAGTAWFVAGGGSGTGPGGGGGKEWSVPLANADSMDFSQGLAFASWLGDKTVMRVQRDGVLAYELASGKRAWGTPSPGDQLCGATPDLAEGKGAVAYGSDQLCDHLAGIDTATGKITWKVRIPAEKSRLANLLIVPQIMSAGDVAVVYADRVLSGYRLSDGGKQWTYQLPEGCHVKDVNAAATRVALLLDCAFRGSGGVVQALDPKTGKAGWQHKIGELRLMSTMLSADPPIVSREDGDRNTFTVLDDRGGEVSEFTTGKVDMLAMNTVPFVNGMFEQRRYAVHGDRLYLMTFPENVKGAGRSSDMALAFDLKTGKQVWQSSGTKPTMLTLVRADDHGLLALEVGDRRDLPPRLVRLDAATGKAAEVAELPQEYGTDGEDARVFERSGAVVIVPWTPVAVKHAVIYVGTGES, via the coding sequence ATGACGGATCAGCATGCCGGGGACCCGCACATCGGCTCCAACGCGCCCGCGCCGTACCTCGACGGGCAGGAGCAGCCGCACCCGGGCCAGGGGCAGCCGGGTGCGGCGGGGGGATGGGGCCGGCCCGCCCCCGGCCAGTCGGCGTACGGTCAGCCGGCGTACGGTCAGCCCGGGGTCGGCCAACCCGGGTATGGCCAGTCGGCCTACGGCCAGCAGGCGTACGGGCAGCCTGCGTCCGGCCAAGCAGGGTACGGGCAGCCCGTGCCAGGCCAGCCGGCGTACGGTCAGCCCGGGGTCGGCCAACCCGGGTATGGTCAATCGGCCTACGGCCAGCAGGCGTACGGGCAGCCCGTGCCAGGTCAAGCAGGGTATGGGGAGCAGGCGTACGGCCAGCAGGGTGGTCAGGGGCAGTGGGATGCGCCCGCGCCGCCGGGGCAGCCCGGGCCGGGCCCGCAGACCCCTCCCGGGTACGGCCCGCCCGGCCAGGCCGCGACCTGGGGCCCGGACGCCCCCGGCGTTTCGGCACCGTACGGGCAGCCGGGTCAGGGCCAGCCGGGGCAGGGCCAGCCGGGCCAGGGGTACCCGGGGCCGGGCCAGTCAGCTCAAGGCCAGCCGGCTCAGGGCCAGCCGGTTCAGGGCCAGCCGGGTCAGGGGTATTCCGGCTCGCCGTACCCGCAGCCCTGGCAACAGCAGCAGCCGGGTCAGGCCGCTCCGGCCCCCCTTCCGCCCGGGCAGGGCCAGGCGCCCTGGCACCCGGGTCAGCAGGGCTACGCCGCTCAGCAGGGCGGTTACGCGGGCCAGGGCTACCCCGGCCAGCAGGGCTACGCCGCTCCGGCATTTCCTGCCCAGGGTCCCCCGCCACAGCCGTCGGCACCCGGAGGCAGCGGCAGAACGCTGCTGTTCGTCGCGCTCGGGCTGGTGGTGCTGCTCGCGGTGGGCGCCGGAACCGCCTGGTTCGTGGCGGGCGGAGGTTCCGGCACCGGACCCGGCGGCGGCGGGGGGAAGGAGTGGTCCGTCCCGCTCGCGAACGCCGACAGCATGGATTTCTCCCAGGGGCTCGCGTTCGCGAGCTGGCTCGGCGACAAGACGGTGATGCGGGTGCAGCGGGACGGGGTGCTCGCCTACGAGCTGGCCTCGGGCAAGCGCGCCTGGGGCACGCCCTCGCCCGGTGACCAGCTCTGCGGCGCCACCCCCGACCTGGCCGAGGGCAAGGGCGCCGTGGCGTACGGCAGCGACCAGCTGTGCGACCACCTGGCCGGGATCGACACCGCGACAGGGAAGATCACCTGGAAGGTCAGGATTCCGGCGGAGAAGTCCCGGCTGGCCAACCTGCTCATCGTGCCTCAGATCATGAGCGCGGGCGACGTCGCCGTGGTGTACGCCGACCGCGTCCTGTCCGGCTACCGGCTGTCGGACGGCGGCAAGCAGTGGACCTACCAGTTGCCCGAAGGCTGCCATGTCAAGGACGTGAACGCGGCGGCCACCCGGGTGGCCCTGCTCCTCGACTGCGCCTTCCGGGGCTCGGGCGGCGTCGTGCAGGCGCTCGACCCGAAGACCGGCAAGGCCGGATGGCAGCACAAGATAGGCGAGCTGCGCCTGATGAGCACGATGCTGTCGGCCGACCCGCCGATCGTCAGCCGGGAGGACGGCGACAGGAACACCTTCACCGTCCTCGACGACCGGGGCGGCGAGGTCAGCGAGTTCACGACGGGCAAGGTGGACATGCTCGCCATGAACACGGTGCCGTTCGTGAACGGGATGTTCGAGCAGCGCCGCTATGCCGTGCACGGTGACCGTCTCTACCTCATGACCTTCCCGGAGAACGTGAAGGGCGCGGGGCGGTCGAGCGACATGGCGCTCGCCTTCGACCTCAAGACCGGCAAGCAGGTGTGGCAGTCGTCCGGCACCAAACCCACGATGCTGACTCTCGTCCGCGCGGACGACCACGGCCTGCTCGCCCTGGAGGTCGGCGACCGGCGCGACCTGCCTCCGCGGCTCGTGCGCCTGGACGCGGCCACCGGCAAGGCGGCGGAGGTGGCGGAGTTGCCGCAGGAGTACGGCACCGACGGGGAGGACGCCCGGGTCTTCGAACGGAGCGGCGCCGTGGTCATCGTGCCGTGGACGCCCGTCGCCGTGAAGCACGCGGTGATCTACGTCGGCACCGGGGAGAGCTGA
- a CDS encoding DUF4132 domain-containing protein, whose protein sequence is MSAARVLTYVGGGSAKFWEVRQDGTELNIRYGRVGTAGQTQVKSFDSAAAAEAAAGKLVAEKLRKGYTEDAAAAPVTARPATSPAGTDSVADEDRLTMPPAWLRALHPRRGGAKVTVKKPDARAPEKLAALLDEHRKQLIDVLTKCSDPEIASAGTAYLAGEPDAPPLGAAVVAAIVGASWPSSEEMSLPLFAEAWLVERGLTFAAVAATELASLHFNFFSGMRPVQRLADHDSPTHWRDWNRLKPATRVRAVLATASDAEYAEVVAALAQSREGGLHHRVAASYLVPTEAEWVAADCAEMSRLNRGLAFILITAISTPELATLIATHAQAYWIADSLALLATVVDGLGNAAVPVLAGWFDDVHDADSQRRLLGVLAELPTDAAMQALLDRIEHKHTQPALLRAAARFPRRAMRMLAAHDGKTTDLLLRAHVLSHLDLVAEVRAAVGDAAARRIDAIATAATAATAPAEALPEVLVSPPWTRRRTARRPVVVAGLVCTDEPAVVWRPGERDTWRPARPGDEAWNRPWRESWEAVAARIADGRGAVWHDEIALFVAGPDELAAPLIGRWRPADLYGASEWMPRVVARFELAALPAVLDSARRGPASVAPALLPFTGPEIAVLMAGWLARLKSVRATALAWLARHPEAAARALIPPALGKPGVARRQAEQALAVLAAGGARDAVAQAAAGYGPAAEAAVADLLAADPLDALPAKMPVLPEWAEAAILTPIHLRGDAGALPPESVRHLMTMLAISRPGEPYAGLALVKEACDARSLADFVWSLFQRWQTAGYPSKESWVMDALGLLGDDETVRRLTPLIRAWPGEGGHARAVAGLDLLAGIGSEVALMHLHGIAEKVKFSGLKNRARQKMDEVAADLGLTPQELADRLVPDFGLSAEGSLTLDYGRRRFVVGFDEQLKPYVADAAGKRLKNLPKPGANDDPDLAPAAYQRFAGLKKDVRAVAADNIHRLEQAMMNRRRWSGADFRRLLVGHPLLWHIVRRLVWGLYDPSGRLVGALRVAEDRSFADVEDDTLTLPDDAVVGVAHPLELGEDLAAWAEVFADYEILQPFPQLGRETYGPDETLLAEIHSAKIPTVKIIGLERRGWRRGYPQDAGLQFWIERDVPGGQIITIGISPGIAIGHLDFADEQTLEGIALDGLDPVTVSEILRDLREITR, encoded by the coding sequence ATGAGCGCGGCTCGGGTGCTGACCTATGTCGGCGGCGGTTCGGCGAAGTTCTGGGAGGTTCGCCAGGACGGCACGGAGCTGAACATCCGCTATGGGCGGGTGGGCACGGCCGGTCAGACGCAGGTGAAGTCGTTCGACTCCGCTGCCGCCGCTGAGGCGGCGGCCGGCAAACTGGTGGCGGAGAAGTTACGCAAGGGCTACACGGAAGACGCGGCCGCCGCGCCGGTGACCGCCCGGCCGGCGACCTCCCCGGCGGGAACCGACAGCGTCGCGGACGAGGACCGGCTGACGATGCCGCCCGCGTGGCTGCGCGCTCTTCATCCGCGGCGGGGCGGAGCGAAGGTGACCGTGAAGAAGCCCGACGCGCGTGCACCCGAAAAACTCGCCGCGCTGCTGGACGAGCACCGCAAGCAGCTCATTGACGTGCTGACGAAGTGTTCCGATCCGGAGATCGCCTCCGCAGGCACGGCGTACCTGGCCGGGGAGCCCGACGCCCCGCCGCTGGGCGCCGCGGTGGTCGCCGCGATCGTGGGCGCGTCCTGGCCTTCGAGTGAGGAGATGTCGCTCCCTCTGTTCGCCGAAGCATGGCTGGTCGAACGCGGCCTGACGTTCGCGGCGGTGGCCGCGACCGAACTGGCCTCGCTGCATTTCAATTTCTTCTCGGGCATGCGGCCGGTCCAGCGGCTGGCCGACCACGATTCCCCCACGCACTGGCGCGACTGGAATCGGCTGAAGCCCGCCACGCGGGTCCGCGCCGTCCTCGCCACCGCGTCGGACGCCGAGTATGCCGAGGTCGTCGCGGCGCTGGCGCAAAGCCGTGAGGGAGGGCTCCACCACCGAGTGGCGGCTTCCTACCTGGTGCCGACCGAGGCCGAGTGGGTCGCGGCCGACTGCGCGGAGATGAGCCGCCTCAATCGGGGGCTCGCCTTCATCCTGATCACCGCGATCAGCACGCCGGAGCTCGCGACGCTGATCGCGACCCACGCGCAGGCGTACTGGATCGCAGACTCCCTCGCCCTGCTCGCCACGGTCGTCGACGGCCTGGGGAACGCGGCCGTGCCGGTGCTGGCCGGGTGGTTCGACGACGTCCACGACGCGGACAGTCAGCGGCGGCTGCTGGGCGTGCTCGCCGAACTGCCGACCGACGCGGCGATGCAGGCGCTCCTCGACCGGATCGAGCACAAGCACACCCAGCCGGCCCTCCTGCGCGCGGCGGCCCGCTTCCCGCGCCGGGCGATGCGGATGCTGGCCGCCCACGACGGCAAGACCACAGACCTGCTGCTACGCGCCCACGTGCTGTCCCATCTCGACCTGGTGGCCGAGGTGAGGGCGGCCGTCGGCGACGCCGCCGCCCGGCGGATCGACGCGATCGCGACCGCCGCGACGGCCGCCACCGCTCCGGCCGAGGCCCTGCCCGAGGTGCTGGTCAGCCCGCCCTGGACCCGTCGGCGTACGGCCCGCAGGCCGGTCGTCGTGGCCGGCCTGGTGTGCACCGATGAGCCGGCCGTGGTGTGGAGGCCGGGCGAGCGCGACACGTGGCGTCCCGCCCGGCCGGGTGACGAAGCATGGAACCGGCCCTGGCGTGAGAGCTGGGAAGCGGTCGCCGCCCGGATCGCCGACGGCCGGGGTGCCGTGTGGCACGACGAGATCGCCCTGTTCGTCGCCGGGCCCGACGAACTGGCCGCACCGCTGATCGGGAGGTGGCGCCCGGCCGACCTTTACGGGGCCTCCGAGTGGATGCCGAGGGTGGTCGCCAGGTTCGAGCTGGCAGCGCTGCCCGCGGTGCTGGACAGCGCCCGGCGTGGCCCCGCGTCGGTCGCTCCGGCGCTGCTTCCGTTCACCGGCCCGGAGATCGCCGTGCTGATGGCCGGGTGGCTGGCGCGGCTTAAGTCGGTGCGCGCCACCGCGCTGGCGTGGCTGGCCCGTCACCCCGAGGCGGCCGCGAGGGCGCTGATCCCGCCGGCGCTGGGCAAGCCCGGGGTGGCCCGGCGGCAGGCCGAGCAGGCGCTGGCGGTGCTGGCCGCGGGGGGCGCCCGCGACGCCGTCGCGCAGGCCGCCGCGGGTTACGGCCCCGCCGCCGAGGCCGCGGTCGCCGACCTGCTCGCGGCCGACCCGCTCGACGCGCTGCCCGCCAAGATGCCCGTGCTGCCCGAGTGGGCGGAGGCCGCGATCCTGACCCCGATCCACCTGCGGGGCGACGCGGGCGCGCTGCCGCCCGAGTCGGTCCGCCATCTGATGACGATGCTGGCGATCTCCCGGCCCGGTGAGCCGTACGCCGGTCTCGCCCTGGTCAAGGAGGCCTGCGACGCCCGCAGCCTCGCGGACTTCGTCTGGTCGCTGTTCCAGCGCTGGCAGACGGCCGGCTATCCGTCCAAAGAGAGCTGGGTGATGGACGCGCTGGGCCTGCTCGGCGACGACGAGACCGTCCGGCGGCTGACGCCGTTGATCAGGGCCTGGCCCGGCGAGGGCGGGCACGCCCGTGCGGTCGCGGGCCTGGACCTGCTGGCCGGCATCGGTTCCGAGGTCGCGTTGATGCACCTGCACGGCATCGCCGAGAAGGTCAAGTTCAGCGGGCTCAAGAACCGGGCCAGGCAGAAGATGGACGAGGTCGCCGCGGATCTCGGTCTGACGCCGCAGGAACTGGCCGACCGCCTGGTGCCGGACTTCGGGCTGTCCGCCGAGGGCAGCCTGACCCTCGACTACGGCCGCAGGCGGTTCGTCGTCGGCTTCGACGAGCAGCTCAAGCCCTACGTGGCCGACGCCGCGGGAAAGCGGCTCAAGAACCTGCCCAAGCCGGGGGCGAACGACGATCCGGACCTCGCGCCCGCCGCCTACCAGCGGTTCGCCGGGCTGAAGAAGGACGTGCGCGCCGTGGCCGCGGACAACATCCACCGGCTGGAGCAGGCCATGATGAACCGGCGCCGCTGGAGCGGTGCGGACTTCAGGCGGCTGCTCGTCGGCCACCCGCTGCTCTGGCACATCGTGCGGCGGCTGGTGTGGGGGCTCTATGACCCCTCGGGCCGGCTCGTGGGCGCCCTGCGCGTGGCCGAGGACCGCAGTTTCGCCGACGTCGAGGACGACACGCTGACCTTGCCCGACGACGCCGTCGTCGGGGTGGCGCACCCGCTGGAGCTGGGCGAGGACCTGGCCGCCTGGGCGGAGGTGTTCGCCGACTACGAGATCCTGCAGCCGTTCCCGCAACTGGGCCGGGAGACGTACGGCCCGGACGAGACGTTGCTGGCCGAGATCCACTCGGCCAAGATCCCCACCGTGAAAATCATCGGCCTGGAACGGCGCGGCTGGCGGCGGGGTTACCCGCAGGACGCCGGCCTCCAGTTCTGGATAGAGCGGGACGTGCCGGGCGGCCAGATCATCACGATCGGGATCAGCCCGGGCATCGCGATCGGCCACCTCGACTTCGCCGACGAGCAGACCCTGGAGGGAATCGCTCTCGACGGCCTCGATCCGGTCACCGTCTCCGAGATCCTGCGCGACCTGCGGGAGATCACCCGATGA
- a CDS encoding ATP-binding protein: MNEHVQRPPAEIRYADELARLRDGDTDDRPPGWALSLRAARRFVLGDEKLGISRKFVGDPSLIDRSLVTLATNRGLMLVGEPGTAKSLLSELLAAAVSGTSTLTIQGGAATTEDQIKYSWNYALLVAEGPSPRSLVAAPLLRGMAEGKVVRFEEITRCPLEVQDCLLSPLSDRVLAIPELTGPEAMVFAREGFTVIATANTRDRGVNEMSAALKRRFNFETVFPIADFDTELLLVEAEATALLKRSGVGAPPRRDVLEVLVTTFRELREGQTARGDATDRLSGVMSTAEAVSVAHAVGLRGWFLRGEPGDAADVVSCLAGTAAKDNPEDLAKLRRYLEQRRPGDQWKALYEARHLLPG; encoded by the coding sequence ATGAACGAGCACGTCCAGCGGCCCCCGGCCGAGATCCGCTACGCCGACGAGCTGGCCCGGCTGCGCGACGGTGACACCGACGACCGGCCGCCCGGCTGGGCGCTGAGTCTGCGGGCCGCCCGGCGCTTCGTCCTCGGGGACGAGAAGCTCGGCATCAGCCGCAAGTTCGTGGGCGACCCCTCGCTGATCGACCGGTCCCTGGTGACGCTCGCGACCAACCGCGGGCTGATGCTGGTGGGCGAGCCGGGCACGGCCAAGTCGCTGCTGTCGGAGCTGCTCGCCGCGGCGGTGAGCGGAACGTCGACGCTCACCATCCAGGGCGGAGCGGCCACCACGGAAGACCAGATCAAGTATTCGTGGAACTACGCGCTGCTGGTCGCGGAGGGCCCGTCCCCCCGGTCGCTGGTGGCCGCACCGCTGCTGCGCGGTATGGCCGAGGGCAAGGTGGTGCGCTTCGAGGAGATCACCCGGTGCCCCCTTGAGGTGCAGGACTGCCTGCTGTCGCCGCTGTCGGACCGCGTGCTCGCCATACCGGAGCTGACCGGCCCGGAGGCGATGGTGTTCGCCCGGGAGGGGTTCACCGTCATCGCCACCGCCAACACCCGCGACCGCGGCGTCAACGAGATGAGCGCCGCGCTCAAGCGCCGCTTCAACTTCGAGACGGTCTTCCCCATCGCCGACTTCGACACCGAGCTGCTGCTGGTGGAGGCGGAGGCCACGGCTCTCCTGAAGCGGTCGGGCGTCGGCGCGCCGCCACGGCGCGACGTGCTGGAGGTCCTGGTCACCACGTTCCGGGAGCTGCGCGAGGGGCAGACGGCGCGCGGTGACGCCACCGACCGGCTGTCGGGAGTGATGAGCACCGCCGAGGCCGTCTCGGTCGCGCATGCCGTCGGGCTGCGCGGGTGGTTCCTGCGCGGGGAGCCCGGTGACGCCGCCGACGTGGTCTCCTGCCTCGCCGGCACGGCGGCCAAGGACAACCCGGAAGACCTGGCGAAACTCCGCAGATATCTGGAGCAGAGGCGGCCCGGAGACCAGTGGAAGGCCTTGTACGAGGCCCGTCACCTGCTGCCGGGCTGA